AAACCCGGTTTCTGAACCCCCTAACAGGTAACGAAATGCTGAAATAACGAAAATTGGGAATAACAGACCCCCAAAAACTCGACTTGACAAAGGGCTGAAATTGTTATAGATTACAGCTTACAGTTCTTGACGCGAGAGAAGAATTCAAAAACCACAAATTTTCCCTCACAAATACGGGGAGATGGCCAACGGGAGATCGCAAGGTAAAGGTTAGTTCATTGTAGCTAATCCCACGCCCATTCTTTCTCCATCCGACACGATCGCCCAACTTACGCTCTGTCTCCAAGTCTACCTTACCTCCAACTTCCAGCCAAATTTTCTTCTGGACACTGAAACCAAAGCGGGACATACTGTATTTTACCCATAACTGATCAATGGTGCGTAAATCCTCACAGGGGAAATTATTAATATCTTCAAATCTTAACTCTCCATCCTGTGTTCTTCCTGCTGCTTCTAACATTTTATTAAATGTTTCCTGGTCAGCTTCTTTCCACTTTCCAGATTTTAACAGTTGTTCTAATTGTCGATAATCAACCCCCCTAGCTGACTTTAATTCGATATGGGGTTGGGGAATTTGAACGAATTGGGGTTGAGTATCTAATAATCTCAAAAACTCCGCCATCGTTTGAGGACGTTTTTCCGGTTCTAAGCCTAAGCCCTTCACAATAGCATCATTAATCTGATTACTAATTTTAACAAGTTTATTAGGCGGAATTAAAGCTTGATTTTTCAACTTTCGATGTAAAGCCTGAGTTGGCAATTGTCCTGTAATCGCATAATATAAAGAAGCCGCTAAACAATAAACATCAACCGTCGGTTTCCCACTGCCT
The Planktothrix sp. FACHB-1365 DNA segment above includes these coding regions:
- a CDS encoding serine/threonine-protein kinase translates to MWTPGYQLRQRPYVIERILGQGGFGITYKAKHLQLDHQVVLKTPNAGLQNDPEYPKYVQRFIQEGKTLARLCQNSHPHIVRVSDLFEENGLHCLVMDLIVGQSLWEFVETKGRLSEAEAVNIIRQIADVLVMVHNAGIIHRDAHPGNIMLRNNTSAVLIDFGLAAEIMPRVMSSKHPANLNFAPYEQFLEGSGKPTVDVYCLAASLYYAITGQLPTQALHRKLKNQALIPPNKLVKISNQINDAIVKGLGLEPEKRPQTMAEFLRLLDTQPQFVQIPQPHIELKSARGVDYRQLEQLLKSGKWKEADQETFNKMLEAAGRTQDGELRFEDINNFPCEDLRTIDQLWVKYSMSRFGFSVQKKIWLEVGGKVDLETERKLGDRVGWRKNGRGISYNELTFTLRSPVGHLPVFVRENLWFLNSSLASRTVSCNL